The Rhinolophus sinicus isolate RSC01 linkage group LG13, ASM3656204v1, whole genome shotgun sequence sequence ggcagcctttggagttaggggcatggagctctaaccgcctgagccacagggctggccctATCATTCTCATTATTGTCATTGAGATTTATGGAGCAGATACAATACACCAGGTGCTGTATGAAGTTTTCTATGTATTGTCTCATTAATCCGCACCCAACCGCATGAAGAAGGGACTGGGATTagcctcatttcacagataaggaaataagGGTCAGCGagagtaagtaacttgcccagagtccaAAGCTCTTAAATGCGGCCCTCTTTCACTGTCTCATTTGTCTTTGTACCTCCAGGGTCTGGTGTAGGACTTGGTGTGgagtaggcgctcaataaatatttgaattaacaGGAAAAGTCAAGGAGATCAGATGGGAAACCATCCCTTTAGTCCAGATGACGGCAGTGGGGATGGAAAGGAAGAGCTGACCGGGACTTGACAGGCCAGGCTGTTACAGAGTGGAGATCTGGGGAGTGAGAGACGGGAGGAATGAGGAGACAGGCATTGCCATTGTTTTGTTACTTTAGGcacttctgtattttttttgtttttgaaaaatgtacaGAAAGCATGTGTTgcttttacaatttaaaaagacccagtcttatattatattagatcagatcagattagattagattgggtcttatactaatttttgctccaaaagatgcattagaggtgatggtctggctaggtcttattttcagggaaacacagtaggagaaTGCCAGAGTCATTTGCAGAAAGAGAAATGTCAGGAGGGATGCTTTGGGAGGAGATGCTGACTATAATTTGGGGATTCTGAGTTTGGGAAGCAACAGGTCATCCTTGCGGAGGGTCCACCAAAGCAGCTGGCCTTGTATGTATGAATTTTAGTAGTGAGGCTGAGCTAGACCCATGTTCTGAGAGACGATGGTTGACGTCATAAGATTAGGGTGCagaataggaaagaagaaaggtaaAGGGTCAAGGGTCAGAATGTTAGGGTGATGGTGGTGAGGCACATGTGAGGGAAAGCACTTGACAAGGAGTAGCCAGAAATACAGAAGAACCATCTGACGGCCACCAAGGGAACATGGAATTTCAAGAAGAAAGAGCATGTGTTAAGTGGCATCAAAAAGTAAATGGTTGTTGAATGGGAAGAAGAGGCCTTTAGATGTTAATTCAGAAATTAAGAGACCCTTGAGAGTCAAGGTCTAGGAGCCTAGACACGATAGCTCTGAGAATAACTACATGTTAGTGGGAGTCTGACAAGCATGCACGCATTAATCCAGCcaatgaacatttactgagcacatactatgtgccaggcattgttttaggtgCCAGGAAAGAATTGTAAACAAGAGAAATGGTTCCCTCCTATCtaagtaaacaagaaaatgtcAGCCAGGTATAAGGACTTGGatgaaaaaaaagaggataataaGACAGGGACTGTTGGGGTGAAGGATTAACTTAGATGGGATGGATCAGGGAAAGTCTCTGAAAGGAGGAGAGTTTTAAGCGGAAACCTCGTTGACAAGCAGCCTCAGTAATGCCCTGGGTGAGGAacattctgggcagaggaaacagtTAGCACCAAGGCTCCAAGGCATACATGGCCCTGGTGTGATCAAGGAACAGAAAGCGCGCAGGTGGGCTGAAGCACAGTGTGAGAGGAAAGGTGGTATCACAAGAGGCTGGGTTGGggccgtcccggtggctcaggcggttggagctccgtgctcctaactccgaaggctgccagttcgattcccacatgggccagtgggctctcaaccacaaggttgccggttcgattcccgcaagggatggtgggctgggccccctgcaactagcaacggcccctggacctggagctgagctgcgccctccacaactaagattgaaaggacaacaacttgacttggaaaaaaagtcctggaagtagacactgttcccaaataaagtcctgttccccttccccaataaaaatctttaaaaaaaaacacacacaaaaaaaacaagaggCTGGGTGGTGTGTGGGTAAAACTGGGGGAGGGCCTTGTAGCTTGCTTAAAGATTTGGGTCGTTACCCTACAAGCAACGGGCGCTGCTGGTTTTAAGCACCTAGGCAATGGGATTACAGTCAGGATTTTTAAAGATCACTCCGCTCCGCCTTCTGTGAGAAGAATTAGAGCGAAAATAAAATCTGGGATTCAGTTAGGAGGCCACTGCAGGAATTCAGGTAAGAGATGGTGGTCATTTGGGACTAGAGAGTGGCAGTGGAGATGGCAGGTCTGAGAGGTAACTGACAGGGCTTGGTGATGACATGAATTTTGAAGTGAAAAAGAGAGGAGGTGTGCAGCGTGAGCAAGAAGCTGATGGCCCagttacaaagagaaaatatggtAAATCAGTTCCCTCTACTCTCACCAATACCATTTAGGTAGTCCTGGCTCAtggccaggggtggggagaggtggcagAGCCACAAAGCAAGTCACACATTGCCCCTCAAGAGCTCACATCTCATAGGATAGACGCTTCTGTAGGTATACAAGATGAAAAACAGGTGGTAGAAAAAGACTCAATTTCTGTTACAAGCTAATTTCAGCGCTGGAGTACGGGGGTCTGTGAGAGCCCCAGATTTGTCAAGTGTTAGACACAGAGggatatttttctgatttaacAGGTAGACTGAAACCTGGAGTGATGAACTGGCCTGTCCAAAGACGGTTGGCTAGTGAGTAATGACACCCAAACCGGAAGCTGGGTCTTCTAACCCCTGGTTCTGTGCTGCTTCCACATCCTGCCTCCTAAATGTAGACTCAATCAGACAATGAGCTCACAGTACATTCCAGTTGGGTTTGGGGGTTTGCCTGCCTGTGCTCATAATGTAGCTCCATGCCCCTTTAGGTCCTCTAACTGGCTCCCACTTGCGGGACATTCTTCCAGGACATTTTACATTAATCCAGTGCAAAAGTCTCAGAATGCCTCTTCGGAGGGATCTCATACTCAACTCCGTACTGGCTCTTGCCACATCCTCCCCGTGGCCAAAACACGTCCACTCCTGGAGAGACGGTGCCCCTGGAGTTCATGTGTAttacccccagagtttctgattcagtaagtctgagGCGGGGActtagaatctgcatttctaacaagttcccagatgctaATGCTACTGGTCTGGGTTCACATTCTGAGAACCACTGCGCTGGGTTAGCAGATTTATCTAATTATCTAATTACTCTGCCCAAGAAAGAGCTTAGATTATCAGCTGAGCTCTGCGCCCCATTAGTTAAAGAAGGCATTCCGTAAAATGGAAGAGAACGAACTACAATTAGAACTACAATTAGTCTGTATTACAGACTACAATTTAGTCTGTATTACCACAGGAAGGCTTGAAAGGAAAAACCGCTAGGCAACCACTGTTCTTTCTAGAGTGTTAGACACCCAACTCCCTCCTTAGCCCCTTTCACCCCTTGCATCTGCCCTTACCTGTCCTGTCTTATTCCTCGAGGATCAAGGACCCCCAGCCCAGGATCCTGTAAAGCTCCCGGGGACTCAGGCGCCATCCCTCCATCACTTCCAAATTAAGACGGGTTTGCTGGGTTTGCTGGATAGAAGACGGGTCCGTCAGTCCTGCAGGGTCTCAGAGGCATCAACAAATCCCAGAGCCGGTCTGTTCCATGTTTGCCGAAGCAGAGACCTGCAGCCAAATGCTGGCTTTTCTGTTAACTTATGTGACTCATAATGAATCGTTTGGCATTTTCAGGCCTTCGGTTTttaacaggcaaaaaaaaaagaagtccctcATTACGAGAGAAAATGAGCCATCTGGAGAATTATTAGCCAGAGTTCCTTGGAAAGAAGACATTAGCAACAAAACTATCACATTACGCTTTAGAGATATTACACCGTATAGTTTAACAACAAAGTGCTTATGTGCTTGTGCGCCTccgtatatgtatgtattaagcCCTTCCAACCTTGCCAGGTAGGTAGGGGAGGGCCTGAGAGGCAGTGGAAGTCTGGCCAAATTAAGTGTCGGGGCCAGGACTCAAACACCTCACCTTCTCAATGAAGTCAGTGTTCTTTCCCACACGCTGCCCTTCCTCAGTGTATTTCAATTAAATATAGGCATGTACTAGGGCGTAAAACGAATGACCCTAAAAGGATGAGAGAGCTGCACTAACTTAAAACTAAAGGGCCAATGACCCAGCAAATTAGAAAACAAGAGTTGTGCCCTTCAGCTGAATGCCAGGAAGGGTCCCTGTAATATCATTTTAACATTCTCAGGCATTTTGCTTCCACAACGTTAGCCCTCCTCCAGGTCCCTCTGGCTTGTTTGTCACCGGATATTTTCTATGCAGATGGCAGCAAAGCTCAGCCACTGCTGTACAAAGAGCTTCTGAAATTCTTTCAGCCTCTAAGTCACAAGACGGCAAGCATCCTCTAGGATAATTCTGCCTTGGCATGGCAGGCAATGAGACATCCGGTGACTAATGCCTGCATAGCACTGGGTTGGGagagtgttttctgttttttcaaatctGTGGGTTCACACCCCAAATCTTCTAGAACCAACCTAAGTTCTTGAAAGTCCTGGGCTTGTAGGTCTGCACTCATAAATCCCTTACTGAGAAAGAAGGCTGATATAAGCAACCAACCTTGTATGAGTGTCTTTTAAAGGCCAGGCACTATATTGAGGGCTTTATATAAGATCTCAAATATTAATCATTATAACAATAATGAGACCATTCAGTTACTGGGCACCcactttgtgtcaggcactgtactaggcgGCTTAAATGAGTTCTTTAGGTCACATCAATCTCACTTCTCTTTTAGTAACCGATAAACTCCTGTTTCCCTAAGAGTTAGTCAAACATCCTGAAGGAATGCCTTTTGTGTTCAGAACATTATTTGGATGCTATAGGTTTATCCTCACcattaatacatagaaaaataagagagagagagagagagagagagagagagagaacagattaGGCCCCAACCTGAGCCACTGACTGCCCAGGTTCAGGTTTTTCCCTATTTGGGACACTCTAAGACGGCAGGAATGGAAATTTGGAAGCGGGCAGGAGATCCActataaattatttcctaaatcaAATGAGTGTTTTGATGGCATAAAAGATGTGCTTTCTGACGGAAGCTCTTGTCACATTTACTACAATGAAAAGGTTTTTCTCCGGAGTGTGTTCTCTGGTGTGTTAGGAAATGGGAACGCTGATTGAAGCTTTTGCCACATTCAGGACATCGATAGGGCCTGTCTCCTAAGTGGATTCGTTGATGAGTCATGAAGTGGGAACTCTGATTGAAGCTCTTCCCACACTCGCCACATTTATAGGGTCTTTCTCCCGTGTGGATTCTTTGGTGCTTAATGAGGGCAGAGCTGTCAGCGAAACCTTTTCCACAGTTGTCGCACTTAAAAGGCCTCTCACCTGTGTGTGTTCTCTGGTGCGTGACCAGATGTGAGCTCTGACTGAAACTTTTGTGGCAGTAAGGACAAGTGAAAGGCCTTTCTCCTGAGTGAGTACTCATGTGAGCTACAAAATGAGAACTATCCCGAAAGCCCTTCCCACACTCTGGGCACTTAAAGGGCCGTTCTCCTGTGTGGGTTCGTTGGTGCTTAATCAAATCTGAGCTCTGGCTAAAACTCTCCCCACATTCCTTACACCCATAAGGCTTCACTCCCGTGTGGGTCCTCTGATGGGTGATGAAATTTGAGCTTCGACTAAAGCTTTTATGACATTCGAGGCACGTatagggcttctctcctgtgtggGTCCTTTGGTGCATTACGAGGTGTGGCTTCCGCCCAAAAGTCTTCCCACACTCTGGACACTCGTAAGGTCTCTCACCTGTGTGGGTTCTCTGGTGTTTGATGAGCGTTGAGCTGTCGCTGAATTTTTTCTCACATCCACTGCATTggtagggtttctctcctgtgtgtgtcCTGCGATGGGTGACAAGGTCTGAACTCTGTTTGAAGCCTTTTCCACACTCGATGCATTTATAAGGCCTCTCGCCAGTGTGGGTCCTTAGGTGTCTGATGAGATAGGAACTCTGGTTAAAGCTTTTTCCACATTCTGCACACACAGCCTTCTTTCCTACGTATCCATCCAGGAGATTGTTTAAGTCCTTGTCCTGTGAAAAGGGCTCCTGATGGCCCTCTCCTGGGAGGGTGTCATGCTGTCCCTCTAATTCCAGGCCCCTCTCCCAGCTTCCTCCCCAGCTGGGAGTCTGAGCAATAGCTCTGTTGGCCGTTTCTGAGGATGTTCCACACTGTTCTGCTGGCTCAGAAATGTCCCGATTGAGTTTTTCCACCTGAGTGTTGAAGTCTGAAAAATTCACAGAAGTAACAGAGAATAAAGCTATCTGTTTTCAGGAACGAACATCAGAGAGCAGCAAGAAGGATTAAAATCGGTGTTTTTGCAACAGGCTATACTTAATTTGACTACTTTGGTTTTCACAAAGTGAAAAGTTTATTGAAGTTCATtgagttttcaaaaaaaatgaattcctaaaccctttttttattttaggatgGCCAGGAGAATCTTGAGGTGACCTTTAGATCCTTCAAGAGTAGGCCACGTATGTCAAAATTGGTAAACTCCTTTCTAAGATGTTATATCCAACCCAAAAGGAAAATGCTTACTTAAAAAGAGCCTTTATTTGGTCAATGACTGACTGTCCAAGAGGTCAAACTTAAACTTCTATCAGTAAGAACAAAAGTCTAGGGCAGCATTCCAAATTCTTCTCCCACCATGTGACGTTCACATCTCACCTGTGTGACTTTCCCTCAGGAACGTCCTTGCCTCAAAATTTTGGAGTGGTAGGATCCATGgctcttttttctgttccagctGGGAGATTACATTTGGTCTAGAAATGCTACACAGGAAGATAAACATAGGATGTTACTCTGAGCCAATCACACATGGCCTGGCCAAAATCTAAGCCCTCCTCCTTCCCTAGGTGGAAGAGAACACCCAGAGAAGCTCTAATGGGTTTGGTCTCATTAAAAGGGCAGCCATACTGAAGGGATAAAAGAGGGTGATCTCCCCAagaggcagaggaaaaaaaagcccTTTCCtcccattaaaaatatatacagagggtgccaaaaaaaatgtatacacattttaagaaaggaaaactgtactaaaattgtaatactcaatattttcagtgtacagaAAGATATTTGTTGCTGAAAGTGGGATGTACAACTAAATGTACAGTATGATCccaattttgttttaacttttatttatttaagtgtgtttttccaggacccatcagctccaagtcaagtagttgtttcaatctagttgtggagggcgcagctcacagtggcccatgtggggatcaaacaggcaaacttgttgttaagagcactgcgctctaaccaactgagctaaccagctgcccccaattttttttctaattatatatatgcttgttttaaaattgtatatttatgttatatattatgctTTTAATTCTATATATGGAAGGATAGTAACTCTTCAGTGATGGAATGatgacttttgttttaatttttcttgtctctttcttcaatgagtatataccaggggtgccaaaaaaatgcatacacgtgacttgtattcatcttttgttattggtatatattattacaattttaacacagtgttttcctttcttaaaatgtgcgtacatttttttggcaccctcggtattaCTTCTGTATATATTCTCTCCCTTTTCCACAAAGACCTGAGTGGGACTGTCACCTCTGGCCCTTAACTTTGAGTCTCAGTGTCATGAGCAGGAAAAAGGGGAAGATAATACACACATCAAAGGGTTATGATGAGGTATTAACAAGACAATAAATATCATCAGCCAGAAAAGACATCTGCAAATCACAAGTGCCATAAAAACGGAAGCCCTTCTTTTTCAGCCAGGGAGGCGACAGTTATTCTCTCAGCGATCTGGAGCTCCAGGAGACCAACATTCCCAGAGACCACTCAAACTTGGGCCCTCTCAAAATATCCACCCTAAATCTAACAGAGAGTAGCATGCTTACCCCTTGAGAGCCCAGTCTTCTATCTGTGCTGGGCGGTATCCCTGAAGAGGATTCTCTAAGCGGTGTCCAGGTAACCCACTCTTCCCAGAAGTCCCCAGCCACATCATTGAGGCCATCAGGTCCTAAAGCAAGAGACTGCAGTTCGCATCAATAGCTCTCTGGACATTCTCACCATGGTCTGAAAACCAACAGACAGCCACCACGGCCACCAAACAAAACCCCCCATGACTAGGATAGCTCTGAGGTCAATTCTGTCAACCACAAAGGGTTTGCTTTCCCCATTCTGCTTTTACATAATCCTTGCCTTGGCCGACTTTCCCATTACCAAGAGAGGCCTGGGTCTCCCAAACACACCAGCAGAACCCTATCTTTGAACACACTAACTGTCTGAGGAATATATTTTCCATGATGGACGAGATAAATAAAAGACAGAGTGTGCAGGTATAACGGGTTTCTGGAAAGCTTTGGATTCTCTCCAACTGATTTTTCCTCAGCAAGCTAGGAATTGTGGATTTAATTATACTCATATTAGTTATGAGGACAGCTGActtttcttggcttgtagatttGGTGTCAACTTCAAGTGACAGACCAAGCAGAACCCTAAAGGGAACTTCCCTGGGTACCATTCTATTTCAAGGTTTCATGGAGTCAGAAATGAGACTTAGAAGacatgggttaaaaaaaaaaaaaaaaaaaaaaaaaggatggataAGCTGTAAAACTAAGTGAAACAGTGGGGATaagcacaaaacaaaacccacaaaaaaaaaaaaaaacacatgaataaaaTTGACACCAGtattatgaaaaaattattttggggaaGATGGTCAGATTACTGGATGAATGAGTAATTTACTCAGTAACATGCTGTAAGGCATGAGGAGTCACAAAGAAATGTAAGTCATCGTCCTCATCCCCCATCTCGCTAAAGAGTTTCCAACAGAAGTAGGTACAAGTCAGCCACTGAGTCTGATAATAAAAAATTCTACATTTCAGTCAAGGATGGACCAGATTGGAGCGAGGAAGTTTTACTCTTTCACATCTTTGTCTCACCAATCAAAGCACTTctagaatacacacacaaacacttcatggaaacatttatccatttacataCATTGCTATTGGTCACTTATAAAGCATTGATTTTTTAAGGATCTACAAACCGTAGCGACATATTTCATCTCTGGTTTGAGACCTtcacaaacaaaaattatgtcATTAGGAAGTGAAAATCGTACTGAGTTTTGAGCATAAATGTTATTTCCACATCCATTATAAAACACAGCAGCAGGGTCCACCTGCAGGAGACAGCGGGAGAGAGGGAACAGAGTTCTAAGCCTGGTTACAGAAACCCTGTGCCCTACGTTGTCCTGTACAGGTGACCTCGAGGGACCAAGAGCACTAGGTGCTGTGACTAAGTGCCATTGTGAGAAGCACCACCGGCTTGTCGCTGGGTTTATTAATAGGAACATGACCGCAAGGGTAGGGCTGCCACCCATTCTCCCCCCTCACTGTGCCGCAGGCCCTAATCGGGGTGCGGCGGTCAGAAGGTCACAAAGCGAGGCTGAGCCCCGGGGACGACCACCGAGGAGTAAGAAAATGGGTACGAGGGTGAGCTATCCCCACGACGGCAAAGAAAACCGCAGCTacctctccccactcctcagCAGACCCACGGGCTCCGAAGGGCGAGCGGGGGGCCGGGATTGGGGGACCGGGTACAGACAGCATCGGGGCGACAGGCGAGCCCCTTCCACGCCCCTCAGCAGCGCCGGGGCGGCGGCCGCTCCTTCTCAGGATCACTCACCGCCCCAGGGCCCAGCCGGGGATGGAGCAGGAAGGAGCGTCCTCCATCGCCGAGCCGCACCCGGCCCGCCAGGCCGAGGCGGACCCTCCCAGAACCCCACCGGGTTTCGTGACAGGACTGTGGGCACACAGGTGGGACTCCGAGCTCGGCAGCCAGACGCCGGAAAACACCGCCCCTGTCCTCTTGCCATTGGCTTCTCAGTTTCGGCGACGAGAAGTCTTCCCTATCCATAGGCTGATCAAGATATCAATCACCGCGGCGCCGTCTGGGAGACG is a genomic window containing:
- the ZNF774 gene encoding zinc finger protein 774 isoform X2; the encoded protein is MASMMWLGTSGKSGLPGHRLENPLQGYRPAQIEDWALKGISRPNVISQLEQKKEPWILPLQNFEARTFLRESHTDFNTQVEKLNRDISEPAEQCGTSSETANRAIAQTPSWGGSWERGLELEGQHDTLPGEGHQEPFSQDKDLNNLLDGYVGKKAVCAECGKSFNQSSYLIRHLRTHTGERPYKCIECGKGFKQSSDLVTHRRTHTGEKPYQCSGCEKKFSDSSTLIKHQRTHTGERPYECPECGKTFGRKPHLVMHQRTHTGEKPYTCLECHKSFSRSSNFITHQRTHTGVKPYGCKECGESFSQSSDLIKHQRTHTGERPFKCPECGKGFRDSSHFVAHMSTHSGERPFTCPYCHKSFSQSSHLVTHQRTHTGERPFKCDNCGKGFADSSALIKHQRIHTGERPYKCGECGKSFNQSSHFMTHQRIHLGDRPYRCPECGKSFNQRSHFLTHQRTHSGEKPFHCSKCDKSFRQKAHLLCHQNTHLI
- the ZNF774 gene encoding zinc finger protein 774 isoform X1 yields the protein MLSVPGPPIPAPRSPFGARGSAEEWGEDLMASMMWLGTSGKSGLPGHRLENPLQGYRPAQIEDWALKGISRPNVISQLEQKKEPWILPLQNFEARTFLRESHTDFNTQVEKLNRDISEPAEQCGTSSETANRAIAQTPSWGGSWERGLELEGQHDTLPGEGHQEPFSQDKDLNNLLDGYVGKKAVCAECGKSFNQSSYLIRHLRTHTGERPYKCIECGKGFKQSSDLVTHRRTHTGEKPYQCSGCEKKFSDSSTLIKHQRTHTGERPYECPECGKTFGRKPHLVMHQRTHTGEKPYTCLECHKSFSRSSNFITHQRTHTGVKPYGCKECGESFSQSSDLIKHQRTHTGERPFKCPECGKGFRDSSHFVAHMSTHSGERPFTCPYCHKSFSQSSHLVTHQRTHTGERPFKCDNCGKGFADSSALIKHQRIHTGERPYKCGECGKSFNQSSHFMTHQRIHLGDRPYRCPECGKSFNQRSHFLTHQRTHSGEKPFHCSKCDKSFRQKAHLLCHQNTHLI